CGGGACATTAAATCTCCGCGTGATCTGTTGATTGAAGATGAACCTTTGACCCTGACCAAGCGGGAAGAAGCTCGCCAGGCCATTCATCCGTTATATGATTTTGATGCAGATGCGGGTCACAATAGCATCGCCCGCCTGAATCGTGGCCTGCGTGAGCTCACGCGTGCTGCTGCTCAACCAGAAACAGCGAAGGCCGCAGACGCCACCGTCACTGCAGACGGGGACGAGGACAAACTGCGTGCTGCGGTTGAAACGGCCTTCGGCGTTGCGCTGACTGATGAGGACTATAAGGTCCTGAAGACCCTTCCCGCCGACCTTGACGTCGCCGCACTCACTCTTAGTCTACAGCAAGAGGTGTTTGATCGACCCCTCGTGGCTAATCTCAAACTGTTTCTTGCCGATCAGGCCAAGGGTGTTGTCGTTCGCGATCTCTCAAGCCAGACCGAGAAGGTCTATACCGATTTACCTCGGGTGATGGGTCTTACTGAGGCGCTTGCCGGGAGTGATCCTCTGCTCAAACAGACTCCGGGAATTAAACGTGCTCAGCGAAAGGTTCTCCTCGGGGTTTTTCAGCAGTTGCTTCGGCCCAGTTTGACCTACAATCAGCAAGAGACCGAGCTGCGTCGTCAGAGAGCATTCGATGATATCGCCCCCGTACTTTTTCAGGTTAAAAAAGGTGAGATGATTGTGCGGGAGGGGGAGCGGGTGACCGCCGTTCAGATCGCCAAGTTACATGCTCTGAGCGAACTCGGACGCGACAATCGAACCCTGCAAATCGGGTTTGGTCTCCTCTTGTGCATCCTTATTTTTTATGCAACGGCCCATTGTTTTGTCCGGTCGAGTATCCGCAAATACAACCCTGATGTGCGTGCTCTCCTCTTTTTGGCCTGTACGACACTGGTCTTTTTTCTGGTGGTTAAAACCTGCATGGCGATCGCGACCGGGCTGGCGAGTACTGTCGGGTTTATCGACGCCAACAGTTTTTACTATGCCATCCCCTTCGCCATGGGTGCCATGGTGGTGCGGATCATTCTAAACTCTGAGACCGCCCTGATCTTCTCTGTCTGCATCTCCTGGCTGGTTGGAGTCCTCTTCGGCAACAGCTTGTTTATTGCGCTTTATGTCCTGGCTTCGAGCCTGATGGGGGCGCATGGCGTGCGTCACTGTAAAGAACGCTCCAATCTTTACCGGGCTGGGGTCTGGGTTGCTCTGGTCAATGCTGGAATGTTGCTGGGCATCCACCTGCTGGCGGGTAAGCCGCTCGATTTGCAGTTGCTGTACAAGCTCGGTCTGGGGCTTTTTGGGGGCCTGCTCAGTGCGGTGGTGGTGAATGGTATTATCCCTCTTGCCGAAAGCATCTTTAAATACACCACCGATATCAAATTTCTTGAATTAGCCAACATGAATTCACCGGTTTTGCGCGAATTGATGGTTCAGGCCCCGGGGACTTATCACCATTCCATGATCGTCGGCAGCCTGGTTGAATCTGCTGCTGAAGAGATCGGTGCCAATCCCCTGTTGGCACGGGTTGCTGCTTATTATCATGACATCGGCAAGATCAAAAAACCGCTCTATTTTTTCGAGAATACCGGGGGACAGCGCAACAAACATGACAAGCTTGCGCCTTCGATGAGCGCCCTGATTTTAACGGCACATGTGAAAGAAGGTGTCGAACTGGCGCGTGAACGCAAATTGGGTGCCCCTATTATCGACATTATTCAGCAGCATCACGGTACGGCGCTGATCAAGTTTTTTTATGAAAAGGCCAAACTGCAGGTCAAGCCCGGGATGGAGCAGATCGATGAGCGGGCTTATCGCTATCATGGGCCAAAGCCACAGACGCGTGAGGCTGCTTTGATTATGTTGGCCGATGCGGTTGAAGCCGCCAGTCGTACCCTGACCGACCCGACGTCGGCGCGCATTCAGGGGATGGTGAAAAAGTTGATCAACAATATTTTTATTGATGGCCAACTGGAAGAATGTGATTTGACCTTGAAAGATCTGCACCTGATCGCTCGAAGCTTTAATCAGGTGCTTGGGGGGATTTTCCATAACCGGATTGACTATCCTGAGCCGGTTCATATAGTGCGTGAGAAAAAAATGGAGGCAGAGCCGACTAGTGAAAATCCAGATCGAGAACCACCAACGGAGCCAGAAGATCCTGATGCGGCCGCTGCGAAAGATAGCCACAAAGATCTTAAGCGCCTTGGGATTCCCTGATGGCGAGCTCTCACTGCTGATCGTCAATAACGACGAGATTCAACAAATTAATCGCGATTATCTGCAGCGGGACAGACCGACCAATGTCATCTCCTTTGCCATGCAGGAAGGAGAGGGGGCCGGCGTTCAGCCTCAGTTGCTGGGTGATGTGGTGATCAGCGCCGAGCGCGCGGCCGCAGACGCTGTTGACGCAGAGATCCCTTTTGAACATGAACTGGTGTTTCTGTTACTGCACGGAATTCTGCATCTGCTCGGCTTTGATCATGAGCGGGGCACTGAAGAGCAGGCCATCGAAATGGAAGCGAAGGAACGTGAAATTTTTTCGTTGATACAACAGGAGTTTCTCGATGAGAATGGCTTTAAAGCAGCACTCTAGACAAGGGGGATTGGTTGCAGCCTGAACGATCTGAGCCGGGTTTTATCCGCGGTCTGAAAAAAATCTTCTCGACACGCCCGCTGGCCAGCACTGAAGCTGACTTGCAGGAGATGATTGATGCCTCTGAGTTAGGGGGGATCATTGATGAAGAAGAAGGGGACATGCTCCAGTCGATTCTGGAACTGAATGACACCATAGTGCGGGAGATTATGGTGCCGCGCACCTCGATGGTCTGTTGTGATCGTACTGCGCCCCTCGCGGATATTTTAAAGGCGATCAACGATTCCGGGCATTCGCGTATTCCTGTTTATGATAACAGCCGTGACAACATCTTCGGACTTGTTTATGCCAAGGATCTTTTACGTTTCTGGGGCACCCCGCTTGAAGAACTGAATCTGAACCAGGTTTTGCGCCCTCCCTTTCTGGTCCCCGAGTCCAAAAAAGTCAGCGATCTACTGCAGGACTTCCGCCAGCGCCGTGTGCATATGGCCATTGTCATCGACGAATATGGTGGCACCTCAGGATTGGTCACAATAGAGGATCTGATCGAGGAGATTGTCGGCGATATTATGGATGAGTACGACCTTGAAGAGGATTGGTTGATTGTTGAGGAGACTGGTACGGTGCTGGTCGATGGACGTCTGAATATTGAGGAGTTTGAAGAGCATTTCTCGATCTCCGTAGCGCGAGAAAAATTCGATACCGTGGGTGGCTATGTCGTCGAAATGCTCGGTCGGGTACCCGCTCGCGGCGAGCGCCTTGAGTTCGACAAGCTGCAGATGCTGATTGTGGATGCCGACCCGCGGGCGGTGCGACAAATCAGGGTTTTCCCGGCCGGTCTCGTCGCTGAGGGATGAAGCCAGCTCTCCTTACATATTGCCGCAACCGAATCGATGTTTATTTAGTCCCGGCGGCGCTCTCCGGCTTGTTGCTGGCGGGGGCCTTCCCGCCGGTCAGCCAGGGCTGGCTCGGTTTTCTCGCGCTGGTCCCCCTGCTGCTCGTTGCCGAGCGCCGGCCCTTTGCCAGTGGCCTGGTCTGCGGTCTCTTTTTCTTCGCTCCACTCCTCTACTGGCTGAATATTGTCATGACCGACTATGGTGGACTGGCGCCTTTCTTCTCGGTGGTTGCCTGGCTGCTTTTGTGTCTCTACCTGTCCTTGTATTTTGGGGCTGCTCTCTGGTTGAGTTGCCGTGCTCAACATATGCTGCGTATCCCGTTACTGGTCTCCTTGCCGCTGGTCTGGGTGGCCTTCGAATATCTGCGTGGCATTCTGCTGAGTGGTTTCCCCTGGGGTCTTTTAGGCTATGCCGCCATCGACATGAATAATTTGCGGCAACTGGCCGATCTTTTCGGCGTTTATGGCCTATCCGCCCTGTTTATGATCTGCAACCTGACTCTGACCCTCTTTTTGCAATATCGACAACCGCGTCTCATCTGCTGCGGACTCCTCCTCTGTGCCCTGTTGCTGGGGGGTGGTTTTTATTATGGTCGTTCAATTCTGTCCAGTTCGGGGAGTAGTGATCTGCCGCGTATGACCCTTGGCTTGATTCAGGGGAATATTGGACAACACCAGAAATGGGACAGTACCTATCGTCAGCAGACTCTGGATGCGTATCAACGCCTCAGCCTGAAGGCAGCAAAACAGGGCGCCAGACTGTTGATCTGGCCGGAAGCTGCGACTCCTTTTTATCTGCAGGAGAAGAGTCCCTCCAGTAGTCAGGTTTTGCGAATCCCCGCTCTAACCGACACCTCATTGCTGCTTGGTAGCCCCTCATATCAAGTGACTCCTGATAATGGTTACCGTTATTTTAACAGCGCCTTTCTGCTTGGGGGCGATGGTCGGGTGTTAGGTCGGAGTGATAAAATCCATCTGGTCCCTTTTGGAGAATATGTTCCATTTGCCAAGGTGCTGTTTTTTATAAATAAGCTTGTCTCCGGGGTGGGAGATTTTAGCCCAGGAACAGTCAGGCCTTTGGCCCTGAATGGTCATGATCTTGGTGTCCTGATCTGCTACGAGGCGATCTTTCCGGCGCTGGCTCGTGAGTATGTGAATAACGGCAGTGATCTCTTGGTCAATATAACCAATGATGCCTGGTTCGGGCGCTCTTCTGCGCCGCGTCAGTTGCTCGATATGACTCGTATGCGTGCCATAGAAAATCGGATCTGGATCGCCCGCGCAGCTAATACCGGCATCTCGGCGTTGATTGGCCCGGATGGCGCGACTCTCGGCGAGACGCCTTTATTTCATGAAGCCATCGTCACCGGTCAAGTGGAACTGGGGGCGAGGCCATGCCTTTATCGCCATATCGGAGATCTTTTTTCCTACCTGTGTCTACTCCTCAGCGGCGGGCTTCTCCTGGGCTGCTTTATCCGGCGCCAAAAAGCCTGAAAATCGTTGGTCGTCTTCGCCTCCTGGTATTTTTTGAATAAAAATGTCTATTTAAGAGATTGACAGCCCCCGGGACTCTAATCTATTTTAATGGAACAGTGTTTTGTTAATATTGAACTCTGAGTTTTTCTCTCCTGATCTGACTGGCGATGCATTGAAATTATGCTAGGCTTTTAAGTGATGCTTTCCCGTGGGTCCCTGTGTCATTGGGACAAAAAACTATCTCACCACAAACTAACAGATAAAAGGAGAACGAAAATGCGATTTTCGAGATTGATGGCCTTGGTTGCAGCAGTTTCGCTGCTTTGCAGCGGAATGGCTTTTGCCGGTAAGGATCTTGACGCGGTTCAGAAAAAGGGTTTTATTCAGGCCGGTGTCAACGGCGGGGTGTTCGGCTTTGGTATGCCTGATAAAAATGGCGTCTGGAGAGGTCTGGATGTTGATACTGCGCACGCTATTGCCGCTGCGATCTTTGGCGATGCAAATAAAGTTAAGTTCACCCCACTGACCGCGCAGCAGCGTTTCACTGCCTTGCAATCGGGTGAAATCGACGTGCTCACCCGTAACGCAACTCGGACCCTGACTCGTGAAACTCAACTTGGTCTGAATTTTGTGGCGGTCAATTACTACGATGGCCAGGGCTTTCTGGTTCCGAAAAAACTTGGACTGAAGAGTGCGAAAGAGCTTGATGGGGCTACAGTCTGCGTCCTGCCTGGTACCACCACTGAGCAGAATGCTGCCGACTATTTCCGTACTAACAACATGAAATGGAAGCCGGTTGTCATCGAGAACACCACGGAACTGGCCAAAACCTTTTTTGCTGGCCGCTGCGACGTGCTGACCTCGGACGCTTCACAGTTGGCGGGGACCCGCGCGGTTGCTCCGAATCCCAAAGACTACGTTATCCTTCCTGAAATCATCTCCAAGGAGCCCTTGGCTCCAGCCGTCCGTCATGGCGATGACCAGTTCCGTGATGTCGTTGATTTTTCGGTACTTGCGATGATCAATGCCGAAGAACTGGGGATTACCTCAAAGAACGTTGATGAAATGCTCAAGAGCAAAGATCCTGTCATTCAGCGTTTTCTCGGCGTTATCCCTGGCAATGGCGCGGCGCTCGGTCTTGATGAAGCCTGGGCCTACAATATCGTCAAGCAGGTTGGAAACTATGGTGAGGTGTTTGAGCGCAACGTTGGGGTCAACACGACCCTCGGGCTTGAGCGGGGGCTCAACGCCTTGTGGACACATGGTGGCTTGATGTATTCACCGCCTTTCAAGTAATTTTTCTATGCGACCCGGGGGACGTTTTAGCGAACGCCCCCCGTTTTTTATCTGCACAGCCCCTGTATGAAAAGAGCTACCTTGGACACTCAGACATCCGGCACAAATGGTGATCTGCCGCCAACCGTTCCATTCTGGCGCGATCCTGATAAAAGAGGAATGGTGTTTCAGATCGTGGTGCTGCTACTGGCTCTCAGCATCGGTTATGTTCTCTTCACCAATACCCAGGCCAACTTAAAAAGACAGTCGATTGCGACTGGCTTCGGTTTTTTACAGCGAGAAGCCGGTTTTGAGATCGGTGATCCCGCGATCGCATATACTGCGGCGGATACCTACTCACGGGCACTCCTTGTCGGTGCACTAAACACCCTCAAGGTTTCTTTTGTCGGCATTTTATTGACCCTGCTCCTGGGCGTCATCGTCGGAATTTCGCGTCTTTCTCGTAACTGGCTGGTGTCGCGCCTGTCAGGCGGGTTTATCGAGGTGATGCAGAATATTCCGATTCTGCTGCAGCTCTTTTTCTGGTACGCATTATTTTACGAAGCTTTTCCGGCGCCTCGACAAGCCCTCAACCCGCTGCCGGGTGTGTTTTTGTGTAATCGCGGGCTGATCTTTGGCGTACTTGCTGATCATCCCGTGCATAGCCATATGCTTATTGCGTTACTGGTCGGCGTGTTCGGCTGGTGGTTGTTGGCGCGCTGGGGGCACAAGGTCCAGGATAACACCGGGCGGATTTTGCCGATTCATCGCATGGGGATAGGGCTTTGTCTGCTGCTGCCCCTGCTGCTCTGGTTGTTTGCCGGGGCCCCAACCGCGCTCAATATACCGGTCCTCAAGGGCTTCAACTTCTCGGGCGGGGTGACGGTCAGTCCGGAGTTTAGTGCGTTGTTGTTGGGGTTGGTCCTTTATACCTCGGCTTTTGTTGCCGAAATCGTACGTGCCGGCATTCAAGCTGTCGACCGCGGTCAGGTCGAAGCGGCTATGGCGATTGGCCTTCGCCCTGGACAGGTCCTGCGCCTGGTGATTTTACCTCAGGCCTTGCGGGTCATTATTCCGCCGTTGACCAGCCAGATGCTTAACCTGACTAAAAACAGTTCGTTGGCGATTGCCATCGGTTATTCAGATTTTGTTTCTGTCGCCAATACTACGATTAACCAGACTGGTCAGGCGATCGAAGGTGTCGCATTGATCATGGCCATTTACCTTTGCTTCAGCCTGTCGACCTCGGTCTTTATGAACTGGTACAACAAAAAAATGACTCTGGTGGAGAGGTAATATGCTGAATTCACGGATTGCAAATGCCGCCAGAGAACAGATGAAGCCACCGATCCGCAACGTTGGTGTGATCGGCTGGCTGCGCGAAAACCTCTTTAATAACTGGTTTAATTCAATTCTGACTCTCCTGGTTCTTTATGGCCTTTGGCTGTTTGTCCCGCCGTTGTTCCGTTGGGCCTTCGTCGACAGCCTCTGGTTCAGCAGTGCTGAGGCCTGCCGCGATATTAATGGCGCCTGTTGGTCGATTATTCCTGATAATGCCAGTTTTATCTTTTTCGGTTTCTTCCCCAAAGGGGAACACTGGCGACCGCTTTTAACCATGCTCTTGTTGTTCGGCCTGGTTTTCTACTCAAAAGACAGCAAACATTGGAAACGTTCCCTTGGTATCTACTGGACTATTGGCTTGATCAGCATGGGTACCCTGATGTACGGCGGTGTGTTTGGTATGCCGGTGGTTGAGACCGATCAGTGGAGTGGTTTTCCGCTGACCCTGATGCTGGCCCTCTTCGGGATGGTCTTCGCTTATCCTCTGGGGGTTTTGTTGGCCCTCGGGCGGCGCTCGAAGTTGACCGGAATCAAGTCGCTCTGTGTGGTCTACATCGAACTGATTCGGGGCGTACCGCTGATCAGTCTGCTATTCATGTCCTCGGTCATGTTTCCGCTCTTCCTCCCCGAAGGGATCAGCATCGACAAGGTGCTGCGTGCCCAGGTTGCAATCATTCTGTTTACCGCCGCCTACATCGCAGAGGTGGTGCGCGGTGGTTTGCAGGCCATCCCCAAGGGGCAGTATGAGGCGGCCGAGTCTCTTGGGCTGGGCTATGGCAAGACAATGCGCCTGATCATTTTACCCCAGGCCCTGAAAATTGTGATTCCGCCATCCGTCGGGATTCTGATCTCGGCTTTTAAAGATACTTCTCTGGTGGTTATCATTGCTCTGTATGATGTCCTCAAAACCACTCAGGTCACCCTGTCGAATCCAACCTGGATGGGTTATTCCAGGGAGGCGTATCTGTTTCTGGCCGCGCTCTATTTTATCTGTTGTTATGCGATGTCCAGTTACAGCCGAAAACTCGAAAGAGCACTTCACACCGGTCGTTAGATTATGAATAAACGGGATAACCTTATGAATGAACAGTCGACAAGAGTTCAGGAAAAAAATGGGGAGCCGATCATCGAATTGATCGGCATGCACAAATGGTATGGTGATTTTCATGTCCTGCAGGATATTAATCTGCGGGTTGTCCACGGTGAGAGGATCGTGATCTGCGGCCCTTCGGGGTCAGGAAAATCGACCATGATTCGCTGTATCAATCGCTTGGAAGAGCACCAGAAGGGGCGGATTATTGTCGACGGGATCGAACTCACTAAAGACATTAAGAATATCGAAAAGGTTCGCGCCGAAGTCGGGATGGTGTTTCAGCACTTCAACCTCTTTCCCCATCTGAGCATTCTCGAAAATCTGACCTTAGGGCCGATCTGGGTACGCAAGACCCCGAAAAAAGAAGCCGAAGAAGCGGCGATGATGTATCTGGAGAAAGTCCATATTGCCGAGCAGGCGCTTAAATTTCCCGGTCAACTCTCAGGGGGGCAGCAGCAGCGGGTGGCGATCGCGCGTAGTCTGTGCATGAACCCCAACGTTATGCTGTTTGATGAGCCCACTTCGGCGCTTGATCCCGAGATGATCAAAGAGGTGCTCGACGTTATGATCGATCTCGCTGAAGAGGGTATGACGATGCTGGTTGTCACCCACGAGATGGGCTTCGCCAAGAGTGTCGCCGACCGGGTGATGTTTATGGATGCCGGACAGATTGTTGAACAGAACACGCCGCATGAATTTTTTGACAATCCGCAGAATGAGCGGACGAAGCTGTTTTTAAGTCAGATATTGTAATAGTCGCGGCATGAGGCGTAAGGGACTGGAATCCAAGGCTATCTATTGTAGATAGCCTTGGCCTTTTCTGAGGGCTTATTTTCGTAATTCAAAGCGATTCTCTTCCACATTTTTTATGGTATTTTGTGGGTCGAAAATTTGTCCGTTCATGGCGATATAGACCCCCGGGGGGAGCGTTTGTGCGGCGGTCAGTGCTGAGGCGACATTGAAAAGGGCATCCGTTGCACGAAAGCGTGCCGGCTGCATGGCCCCCGTAAGAACCAGGGTTTTTCCAGCAATCCCTTTTAGCGCTCGACCGGTTTGAACCATAGTGTCCGTCCCATGAGTGATGACCACCTGGGTGGAACCACTCGCTTCGATCGCCCGCCTGATCTGGGCGCGGTCCTCATCGGTCATATCGAGGCTGTCCTTGCGCATAACCTCGGTCACCTTGACGTCAATCGTCAGGTTGGCCTCGATGAGCAGATCCTGAATAGGGGATTCGCCTATCTGAAAATTGCTTTTGGCATCAAAGTAAACCTTGTCAATGGTGCCACCTGTTGTAAAAATTTCAATCATTGGGTTACTCCCTGTCCAATGCTGGCAAAGTTGACCTCCGTGGCCCTTTTGCCCGGGCGAAAAAGAGGGGTAACCGTAGTGTATACAAAAAAAATCACATGAAAAGGAAAACTGATGACAACAATCCAAAAAACAGAATTTGACCTTAACGGAGAGAAGACCTGGGAAGCATTTGATGCGCCTTCTCTGGTCGGGAACTCTTTACGCTTTGTGTCTGGCGATCCCCAGGGACAAAGGTTTCGGGTCCGTTATTTTCGTGACGAAGAAAAGGCTCTTATGGCTCGCGTATGGTTTGGACCTGAAACAGAAGGTCCTCCTGGACATGCTCACGGTGGCTCAATGGCGGCAGTACTGGATGAGGTGCTAGGCCTCGCAGCCTGGGCGGCGGGTCATCCGGTCGTGGTCGGCCGATTGAACATTCATTTCAGCTTGCTGCTGCCGCTTGAAACCGTGATGCAGGTTGAAAGCGAGGTCGTGTCGGTTGAGGGGCGAAAAGTTAAAGTGAAGGGACGGATTATCGGCGCCGAGGGAACCATTTACGCTTCAGCCGATTGCCTGTGTATTAACATCCTGAAGAGTTAAAACGCCTGAAAAAAGCCAACAAAAACCCCCACTGCCATGGGCAGTGGGGGTTTTAAACAGTTTCAGCGGCGATTGCCCATGATCCTTAACATCATTAAAAAGAGATTGATAAAGTCGAGATAAAGAGTCAACGCGCCGAGAATAGAGGCTTTTTTACTGGACTCGGCATCCGCGAAGCCAGCGGCTCCGATTCGTTTGATCTTCTGGGTGTCATAAGCGGTCAGGCCGATAAAGACGCCGACGCCGATGTAACTGATGACCCAGGTGAGCATGGCACTCTGCATGAAGATGTTAACCACCGAAGCGATTATAATGCCGATCAACCCCATAAAGAAGAAACTGCCCCATCCGGAGAGATCACGTTTGGTGACATAGCCGTAAAGGCTGACCGCACCAAAGGTTCCGGCGGCGATCACGAAGGTGCTGGCAATGGAACTGCGGGTGTAGATGAGAAAGATCGAGGCGAAGGTCACCCCGCTTAAGGCGGAGTAGAGCAGAAACATCAAGGTTGCGGTGGTGGCGCTAATTCGATTGATCGCTGCTGAAAGGCCAATCACCAGGCCTAGTTCACCGAAGATCAGGGCGTAGAAGGCCAGCTTGTTGCCAAAAATCAGATTGAGCAGAGCAGGGCTCGACAGGGTCATCGTTGCCGCCAGGGCGGTCAGGCCCAAACCGGCGGTCATCCAGCCATAGACTTTGGGGAGGAAGGTTGAAACACCTACAATTCCTGAGGCGTGTGAGAAGGTTTGTCTGTCATTAAGCATTTTTTGAAATCTCCATTTTAGTTAAGGTCCAGCTGAAATATAGCCGATTCCGGGTGTCGGTTGCAAACTTCTTGCAACTGAATGCGGCTAGGTTAAATCCGCCCATCGATTGCTCTGGAGCATCGGTCGGCGGCCTGTCAGTCCCGTTGCCCTTCGCAGCACCAACAGGCATTAAGCTGCGCCTGTCAGGTCTCACCACAGAACTGACAGGTCCAAGTCTCAGCAGCCTCCCCGTCAGGTTTCGCCAGCCAACCATCAAGCAGGACGCGCACGTGCGGATAGGCTTCATCAGCGATGACCCATAGTTCGGGATAGCACTCGGTGAAGGGGGTTTCCCCCCAGAGCGGCGATGAGCTGCTCGTTACGCACCAGGCAACCAACCCCTCTGTTCGAAGTAACTCCTTGAATATTCCAGCCAGGGGGCGCCGCCATAAGTCGAAGGTGCGTAGCTTCTTCACTCCATGATTATAGCAATGAATGAAAGCCCGCGTAATGGGGATTCTCTTTAAAAAACAGATGGAAAATCGATCCCGCTGTGCGTTTTTTAAGTAGTGGACTTCAAACCCGGCTGTCGAGTGATTTGGGATCTCGTCACATTTGGGCGGGGTGCTAATCTGGGGTAAAATAGGAAAATCTGTCAGAGCGCTATTCAATAAAATGGGTTTTCCATCCATCTCGCCGCAATTGTGGGTTAATGTGGTAGCTTCTCGCAGGGGTTTTTCTATGGGGCAATGGGGTCAGATTTGCAAAGTCGCAAACCTGACCACCTCAAAGACAACCTGCTGAGTTTTTCTTCCATGGTGTTCGTGGGGTTGTACCTGAGAAGCAGAAGCATTGATTAATCTACTGGAGAGTTAAATGAAACGGTTATGTAATTTTATAATAAGCTTTACCTTCATTGTCATTATGCTCCTTATCGCCTCACCTGCCATAGCTTTGGAATTTGATGATTTTCATACAGGCATGACTATGTCGGAAGTGGTAGCTATGGGCAGAAAAAAAGATGTCCCTTTAGTAATATCTGGGAGCCCAGCTGGAAATATAAAGGGCTTCAATGAGCGGTTAATCGACAAGAATTTTTTAAATGCTTCTGCTATTGAATATACTTCAAAGCTCCTGGGAGTAAACACACGCATCACTCTAAAAATGACCAGTGTAGAGCCACGAAAGTTGTACGAGATAGAGGCTCGATTTCCCAGCTCAAAGAAATCTGAACTTCTGGAGATACTTACAGGGAAATACTCTATACCAAGCACTCCATATTTTAAGGGCCTAAAAGCCTACCAATGGGGGTTCAAACCTGATAAAGGATCCAAAGAAGATATACTTCCAATAGAAAATACTCTCGTGATTCTACTCCTAAATGACTCTTTTTATAATTATTTGACATATACAGATATAAAACTAAAAGAAATAGAACTAAAACAGAAATCTCATAATAACAAAATAGAAGAACGTAACTACACTCCTGAGGATACCAAGAGATTTTGAAGAGGTGCAACACAATACTACAACTTAGGAATTTATGTCTTCTTGGATGAGTTGGATAGCTAACTAGAAGGTAGGATTATGCTAGTTGTAGACAAATAGGCCGAAGGAAAGGCACTCAATGGCGCTCTGTTCGCGCCACCAATCGCAAGCATGGTTCAGGATAGTTTACAAAGTGCATTGCTTGTAAATCTTGCGATCCTCTTCATTTTTTATAGATCAGGCGAATCTAGGATTCCAGGGGTGATTCAGGTGTACCAAGGTGCGCGAATATAAAAACAAAGGGCTCGGCCATTTCTGGCTAAGCCCTTGTTTTTATAGATGGTACCGAAGGCCGGAATCGAACCGGCACGGCCAGAAGCCATCGGTTTTTGAGACCGACGTGTCTACCAATTCCACCACTCCGGCATGCGAAGGTCGATTATAGGCAGAAGTTCACCGATGTCAAGTCTCAGTTCGCAGTTTATACAGATGGTGAATTTCTTGCCAACGGGTGGCACGCTTAATTGGTTTGGCGTTGATGCTGGCGACCGGCAGCAGCTCGGTCATGGCATTGCTCAGCCAGACTTCATTC
Above is a genomic segment from Geopsychrobacter electrodiphilus DSM 16401 containing:
- a CDS encoding ATP-binding cassette domain-containing protein, coding for MNEQSTRVQEKNGEPIIELIGMHKWYGDFHVLQDINLRVVHGERIVICGPSGSGKSTMIRCINRLEEHQKGRIIVDGIELTKDIKNIEKVRAEVGMVFQHFNLFPHLSILENLTLGPIWVRKTPKKEAEEAAMMYLEKVHIAEQALKFPGQLSGGQQQRVAIARSLCMNPNVMLFDEPTSALDPEMIKEVLDVMIDLAEEGMTMLVVTHEMGFAKSVADRVMFMDAGQIVEQNTPHEFFDNPQNERTKLFLSQIL
- a CDS encoding ABC transporter permease subunit, which codes for MKRATLDTQTSGTNGDLPPTVPFWRDPDKRGMVFQIVVLLLALSIGYVLFTNTQANLKRQSIATGFGFLQREAGFEIGDPAIAYTAADTYSRALLVGALNTLKVSFVGILLTLLLGVIVGISRLSRNWLVSRLSGGFIEVMQNIPILLQLFFWYALFYEAFPAPRQALNPLPGVFLCNRGLIFGVLADHPVHSHMLIALLVGVFGWWLLARWGHKVQDNTGRILPIHRMGIGLCLLLPLLLWLFAGAPTALNIPVLKGFNFSGGVTVSPEFSALLLGLVLYTSAFVAEIVRAGIQAVDRGQVEAAMAIGLRPGQVLRLVILPQALRVIIPPLTSQMLNLTKNSSLAIAIGYSDFVSVANTTINQTGQAIEGVALIMAIYLCFSLSTSVFMNWYNKKMTLVER
- a CDS encoding Bax inhibitor-1/YccA family protein produces the protein MLNDRQTFSHASGIVGVSTFLPKVYGWMTAGLGLTALAATMTLSSPALLNLIFGNKLAFYALIFGELGLVIGLSAAINRISATTATLMFLLYSALSGVTFASIFLIYTRSSIASTFVIAAGTFGAVSLYGYVTKRDLSGWGSFFFMGLIGIIIASVVNIFMQSAMLTWVISYIGVGVFIGLTAYDTQKIKRIGAAGFADAESSKKASILGALTLYLDFINLFLMMLRIMGNRR
- a CDS encoding asparaginase domain-containing protein, which produces MIEIFTTGGTIDKVYFDAKSNFQIGESPIQDLLIEANLTIDVKVTEVMRKDSLDMTDEDRAQIRRAIEASGSTQVVITHGTDTMVQTGRALKGIAGKTLVLTGAMQPARFRATDALFNVASALTAAQTLPPGVYIAMNGQIFDPQNTIKNVEENRFELRK
- a CDS encoding amino acid ABC transporter permease, which codes for MLNSRIANAAREQMKPPIRNVGVIGWLRENLFNNWFNSILTLLVLYGLWLFVPPLFRWAFVDSLWFSSAEACRDINGACWSIIPDNASFIFFGFFPKGEHWRPLLTMLLLFGLVFYSKDSKHWKRSLGIYWTIGLISMGTLMYGGVFGMPVVETDQWSGFPLTLMLALFGMVFAYPLGVLLALGRRSKLTGIKSLCVVYIELIRGVPLISLLFMSSVMFPLFLPEGISIDKVLRAQVAIILFTAAYIAEVVRGGLQAIPKGQYEAAESLGLGYGKTMRLIILPQALKIVIPPSVGILISAFKDTSLVVIIALYDVLKTTQVTLSNPTWMGYSREAYLFLAALYFICCYAMSSYSRKLERALHTGR
- a CDS encoding PaaI family thioesterase; the encoded protein is MTTIQKTEFDLNGEKTWEAFDAPSLVGNSLRFVSGDPQGQRFRVRYFRDEEKALMARVWFGPETEGPPGHAHGGSMAAVLDEVLGLAAWAAGHPVVVGRLNIHFSLLLPLETVMQVESEVVSVEGRKVKVKGRIIGAEGTIYASADCLCINILKS